A stretch of Corvus hawaiiensis isolate bCorHaw1 chromosome 8, bCorHaw1.pri.cur, whole genome shotgun sequence DNA encodes these proteins:
- the CHCHD1 gene encoding coiled-coil-helix-coiled-coil-helix domain-containing protein 1, translating into MAAAAYPAWVTRWVSGQWRNKKRPPALRPPRPLALADQVANRREQLTEATCITEMSVMMACWKQNDFNDAPCTEEIRMFYDCVAKAEKERKNQNEDTLSSRGNLPSSKVNKLLKRFPQITRYV; encoded by the exons ATGGCGGCGGCCGCGTACCCCGCCTGGGTGACGCGCTGGGTGTCCGGGCAGTGGCGGAACAAGAAGCGGCCCCCGGCgctccgcccgccccggccgctGGCGCTGGCCGACCAGGTGGCGAACCGCCGGGAGCAGCTGACAG AGGCTACGTGCATTACGGAGATGTCGGTAATGATGGCCTGCTGGAAACAGAATGACTTCAACGATGCACCTTGTACCGAGGAGATCCGGATGTTCTATGACTGCGTGGCAAAGGCAGAA aaagaGCGCAAGAATCAAAATGAGGACACCCTGTCATCCAGGGGAAACTTGCCTTCAAGCAAAGTGAACAAGCTCTTGAAGAGGTTTCCTCAGATCACCCGTTATGTATAA